One genomic region from Muriicola soli encodes:
- the trkA gene encoding Trk system potassium transporter TrkA produces MKIIIAGAGEVGFHLAKLLSYESQDITLIDTNKDSLIYADSHLDIRVLRGDATSVSILQEARVEGSDLVIGVTSSETTNITLCMLAKQLGCKKTIARISNTEFLDHREMIKFSELGIDELISPEELAASEIQLLLNQSAFHDTYEFEDGALIMVGVSLPKSAPFVGKSVKEAASIFPELHFMPIAMQRSGTQYTLIPRGDSVFKADDQVYFVTDKKGVDELYKLTGKKKEEMKNVMILGGSKVGFKAARDLCGKKFNVKLIEKNKEKAFDLADILPNALVINGDGRNVELMEEESLDSMDAFIAVTGNSETNIMSCLVARSKNIKKTIALVENMDYFQLSQSIGIDTLINKKLLAANNIFRYVRKGEVVALTRLNNLNAEILEFEVKPESKMNGQVIRELDFPRNAIIGGVIRDGVGLIALGDFKIADGDRVVVCCLPQAIQKIERLFL; encoded by the coding sequence ATGAAGATTATCATTGCAGGAGCCGGTGAAGTAGGCTTCCATTTGGCCAAACTCCTCTCTTATGAATCGCAGGATATCACTCTTATTGACACTAATAAGGATAGCCTGATTTATGCCGACAGTCATTTAGATATCAGAGTGTTGAGGGGTGATGCTACTTCAGTATCCATCCTTCAGGAGGCGAGGGTTGAAGGTTCAGATCTGGTCATAGGGGTTACTTCTTCTGAAACGACCAATATCACCCTTTGTATGCTAGCCAAGCAGTTGGGGTGTAAAAAGACAATCGCCCGGATCTCAAATACTGAATTCCTCGATCATCGGGAAATGATCAAATTCTCGGAATTGGGTATTGATGAACTAATATCCCCGGAAGAATTGGCAGCGTCAGAGATCCAATTACTCTTGAATCAGTCGGCCTTTCACGACACTTACGAATTTGAAGATGGTGCACTCATTATGGTAGGCGTTTCCCTGCCTAAAAGCGCCCCCTTTGTAGGGAAATCGGTAAAGGAAGCAGCTTCTATCTTTCCCGAATTACACTTTATGCCCATTGCCATGCAGCGAAGTGGTACCCAATATACCCTGATCCCAAGAGGGGACTCGGTCTTTAAAGCCGATGACCAGGTCTATTTTGTTACCGATAAAAAAGGTGTGGACGAATTGTACAAGCTAACCGGGAAGAAAAAAGAGGAGATGAAAAACGTCATGATCCTCGGTGGAAGCAAAGTGGGCTTTAAAGCGGCACGCGATCTATGCGGGAAGAAATTCAACGTAAAACTGATAGAGAAGAACAAAGAAAAAGCATTTGATCTGGCCGACATTCTTCCCAACGCCCTGGTCATCAACGGAGATGGAAGGAACGTAGAGCTGATGGAGGAGGAAAGCCTCGATTCTATGGATGCCTTTATTGCAGTAACGGGGAATTCAGAGACCAATATAATGTCTTGCCTGGTGGCCAGGTCAAAAAATATAAAAAAGACGATCGCCCTGGTAGAGAATATGGATTACTTTCAGCTGTCACAATCCATCGGAATTGACACGCTGATCAATAAAAAACTTTTGGCTGCCAATAATATCTTTCGATACGTCAGAAAAGGCGAAGTTGTCGCTCTGACGAGACTGAACAACCTCAATGCTGAAATCCTCGAATTTGAAGTGAAACCAGAATCCAAAATGAACGGACAGGTCATCCGCGAACTCGATTTCCCGAGAAATGCAATTATCGGCGGAGTTATCAGAGATGGAGTGGGGTTAATAGCCTTGGGCGACTTTAAAATTGCCGATGGAGACAGGGTCGTGGTCTGTTGCCTTCCCCAGGCCATACAGAAAATCGAACGCTTATTTTTGTAA
- the accD gene encoding acetyl-CoA carboxylase, carboxyltransferase subunit beta has translation MTAWFKRKEKGIQTATEQKKDTPKGLWYKSPTGKIVEYEELAKNFYVSPEDDYHVRIGSKEYFEILFDDNEFTELDIKLSSKDPLKFEDTKKYADRLKAAEKKTGLKDAVRTAIGKSLGKEMVVACMDFSFIGGSMGSVVGEKIARAIDMAIKKKVPFVMISKSGGARMMEAALSLMQLAKTSAKLAQLAEAKLPYVSLCTDPTTGGTTASYAMLGDINISEPGALIGFAGPRVVKEATGKDLPKDFQTAEFVKEHGFLDFIVHRSELKKKINLYLDLIQNNPVR, from the coding sequence ATGACGGCTTGGTTTAAACGCAAGGAAAAAGGAATTCAAACCGCTACAGAGCAGAAGAAAGACACACCAAAAGGACTTTGGTACAAATCTCCAACGGGGAAGATCGTTGAATACGAAGAACTGGCAAAGAATTTTTACGTGAGTCCGGAAGACGACTATCACGTCAGGATTGGCAGTAAGGAATACTTCGAAATTTTGTTTGATGACAATGAGTTCACCGAACTCGATATAAAACTGAGTTCCAAGGACCCTTTGAAATTTGAAGACACTAAGAAATATGCTGACCGACTCAAAGCCGCCGAGAAGAAAACGGGATTAAAGGATGCCGTGCGCACCGCCATCGGAAAGTCTCTTGGAAAAGAAATGGTAGTGGCCTGTATGGATTTCAGTTTTATTGGGGGTTCAATGGGAAGTGTCGTAGGTGAAAAGATCGCCAGGGCTATCGACATGGCTATTAAGAAAAAGGTGCCATTTGTAATGATTTCCAAATCAGGGGGAGCCCGGATGATGGAAGCCGCCCTCTCTTTGATGCAGTTGGCCAAGACCTCTGCTAAACTCGCGCAACTGGCAGAAGCTAAACTTCCTTATGTTTCGCTTTGCACCGATCCTACTACCGGAGGAACTACGGCCTCCTATGCTATGTTAGGGGATATCAATATTTCAGAACCGGGTGCTTTAATCGGTTTTGCCGGTCCAAGGGTAGTGAAAGAAGCAACCGGAAAAGATCTTCCCAAGGATTTTCAAACGGCTGAATTCGTGAAAGAACACGGCTTTCTTGATTTTATTGTCCACCGAAGCGAACTCAAGAAAAAGATCAACCTTTATCTCGATCTCATACAAAACAACCCGGTTAGATAA
- a CDS encoding BamA/TamA family outer membrane protein encodes MNTPFPLKGIAAKIGIFLLIALLSSCNALKRVGEDELLLTKNTIFVDGEKVLDEDIKSLIVQEPNTRVLGYPLRLNLYNLAKKDPDSTFQAWLGKKPGREEKLANFLSQKQVDALGESFLVKGYSEWLKKIGEAPVVIDTSRARKTLQRLNSYYGSKGYFNNSTTFEIVEEKRKQRAALDFLVTLGKPYFIDSLSQNIASPAIDSLYLLNRENSFIQEKKQFDLSDFNQERQRLTELFRNSGVYNFQESSITYDILRDTTETRDDQQMNVELKIENLRKRSDTAITTSEYRVFSFDKINIYADYEFGDESDSMQSTEFENYTIYYKDKLRYKPKALTDAIFFEKDSLYRDIDRLRTYRQITNLNTFKYPNIQILEDSTQSKLISNIYLTARKKYSLGLNLDITHSNIQRLGIGFSSSLITRNIFGGAETLSLSARGTFGLLSDTNLPEDFFSEVGADINLSFPRIWFPLLNTKRIIPTFMLPKTSISAGTSFQKNIGLDKQTLNTILSYGWVPNNFQRNTLELLNILYVRNVNSDRFFNVYTSTYRTLDNIADNYEDEPALAGAFDFSNDPEDPNLIIPGGTSDFIDAVLNGTIATATDDFIDVSRIEERRDRLTENNLIFSSNYTFTKNNKVGINDNSFYQFRVNLESAGNLLSGLSYIFPFNQNENGNLQVFGVSYSQYVKTEFDFIKHWDLNRSNVLAFRSFFGVAVPYGNSESVPFVRSYFAGGSNDNRAWFPYSLGPGSSSDINDFNEANLKLAFNLEYRFPIVGNIKGALFADAGNIWNVWDNVDDPAKTFSGFDSLADIALGTGFGLRYDFTYFVFRVDTGFKTYNPAEVQSKRWFRDYNFSNAVIQIGINYPF; translated from the coding sequence ATGAATACCCCCTTTCCTCTTAAAGGTATCGCTGCTAAAATAGGTATCTTCCTGCTTATCGCGCTGCTTTCCTCCTGTAATGCGTTGAAGAGGGTTGGAGAAGACGAACTTTTACTGACAAAAAATACAATTTTTGTCGATGGAGAAAAGGTTTTGGACGAAGATATTAAAAGTCTTATCGTTCAGGAACCCAACACCCGTGTACTGGGATATCCGTTGCGTCTCAATCTTTACAATCTGGCTAAAAAAGACCCGGATTCTACCTTTCAGGCCTGGCTCGGCAAAAAACCCGGACGTGAAGAAAAATTAGCAAATTTCTTGTCCCAAAAGCAAGTAGATGCCCTGGGCGAGTCATTTCTGGTAAAAGGGTACAGCGAATGGCTAAAGAAAATTGGAGAAGCTCCCGTAGTGATTGACACTTCGAGGGCGAGGAAAACACTCCAGCGACTTAATTCCTACTACGGAAGCAAGGGCTATTTCAACAATTCAACAACCTTTGAGATTGTAGAAGAAAAAAGAAAGCAAAGAGCAGCTTTAGACTTTCTCGTAACCTTGGGGAAACCCTATTTTATCGATTCTCTATCCCAAAATATTGCCTCTCCGGCGATAGACTCTTTGTATCTCCTGAATAGAGAAAACTCTTTTATCCAAGAGAAAAAGCAATTTGATCTCAGTGATTTCAACCAGGAACGCCAAAGACTTACCGAACTATTCCGCAATTCCGGAGTATATAATTTTCAGGAGAGTTCCATCACCTATGATATTCTGCGCGATACTACCGAAACAAGGGACGATCAACAAATGAATGTGGAACTCAAAATAGAGAACCTGCGAAAAAGAAGCGACACCGCTATAACCACTTCGGAGTACAGAGTATTCTCCTTTGATAAGATCAATATTTATGCGGACTACGAATTTGGTGATGAGTCCGATTCCATGCAATCAACGGAATTTGAGAATTACACCATATACTACAAGGACAAACTGAGGTATAAACCCAAGGCCCTTACCGATGCTATTTTCTTTGAAAAGGACAGTTTGTACAGGGATATTGACAGGTTGAGAACCTACCGGCAGATTACCAACCTCAACACTTTTAAATATCCCAATATTCAGATCCTTGAAGACAGTACCCAATCCAAACTGATTTCGAATATTTATCTGACCGCCAGGAAGAAATATTCCCTGGGTCTCAATCTGGATATTACCCATTCCAATATTCAACGACTGGGGATAGGCTTTAGCAGTTCCCTGATTACCCGTAACATATTTGGAGGTGCCGAAACTTTGAGTCTTTCGGCCAGGGGGACTTTTGGTCTATTAAGTGATACTAATCTTCCTGAGGACTTTTTCTCTGAAGTTGGAGCTGACATCAACCTTTCCTTTCCCAGGATATGGTTCCCATTATTAAATACAAAGCGTATCATCCCTACCTTTATGCTTCCCAAGACCAGTATTTCAGCCGGTACCAGTTTTCAGAAAAACATCGGGCTGGATAAACAGACCTTAAATACTATTCTGAGTTATGGCTGGGTGCCCAATAATTTTCAAAGGAATACACTGGAATTATTAAACATCCTTTATGTCCGAAATGTCAATTCGGACAGGTTTTTCAATGTCTATACAAGTACATACAGAACACTGGATAATATAGCCGACAATTACGAGGATGAACCCGCTCTGGCCGGTGCTTTTGATTTCAGCAATGATCCGGAAGATCCCAATCTTATTATACCTGGCGGTACCTCAGATTTTATTGATGCAGTACTAAATGGTACCATAGCAACGGCGACTGATGATTTTATTGATGTGAGCAGGATTGAAGAACGGAGAGACCGACTAACGGAGAACAACCTTATATTTTCAAGTAACTACACTTTTACAAAAAACAACAAGGTTGGGATCAATGACAATAGTTTCTACCAGTTTAGGGTAAACCTTGAAAGTGCGGGAAATCTCCTCTCCGGATTGTCTTATATATTTCCGTTTAACCAAAACGAGAATGGCAATTTACAGGTATTTGGCGTCTCCTACTCCCAGTACGTAAAAACCGAATTCGACTTTATTAAACACTGGGACCTCAACCGGTCTAACGTCCTGGCATTCCGAAGCTTTTTCGGAGTGGCTGTGCCTTATGGCAACTCGGAAAGTGTCCCCTTTGTACGTAGTTATTTTGCCGGAGGATCCAATGATAACAGGGCCTGGTTTCCTTATTCCCTCGGCCCGGGAAGTTCTAGCGATATCAACGACTTTAACGAAGCAAACCTCAAACTGGCTTTTAACCTTGAATATCGTTTCCCGATAGTAGGCAACATCAAAGGCGCCTTATTTGCTGATGCAGGCAATATCTGGAATGTTTGGGATAACGTAGATGATCCCGCTAAGACGTTTAGTGGTTTTGATTCACTGGCTGATATTGCCCTGGGAACGGGTTTTGGGCTTCGATATGATTTTACTTATTTTGTGTTTCGGGTAGATACCGGATTTAAAACTTACAATCCCGCAGAAGTGCAGTCTAAAAGATGGTTCAGGGATTATAACTTTAGCAATGCGGTTATCCAAATAGGAATCAATTATCCCTTTTAG
- the fbaA gene encoding class II fructose-bisphosphate aldolase, translating into MSHNIRPGVATGDEVQKIFAYAKEKGFALPAVNVTGSNTVNAVLETAAALNSPVIIQFSNGGSQFNAGKGLSNDGQQAAIKGAIAGAKHVHELAEAYGATVILHTDHCAKKLLPWIDGLLDASEAHFEATGKSLYSSHMIDLSEEPIEENIAICKEYLARMSKMNMTLEIELGITGGEEDGVDNTDVDDSKLYTQPEEVAYAYEELSKVSHRFTVAAAFGNVHGVYKPGNVKLTPKILKNSQEYITEKYKVEHNHIDFVFHGGSGSTVEEIREAIGYGVIKMNIDTDLQYAFMEGIRDYFKSKEAFLQTQIGNPEGDDQPNKKYYDPRVWLREGEKTFVDRLKKAFEDLNNVNTL; encoded by the coding sequence ATGTCCCACAATATAAGACCGGGTGTCGCAACTGGCGATGAAGTTCAGAAAATCTTTGCGTATGCAAAGGAAAAAGGATTTGCTTTACCCGCGGTGAATGTCACCGGATCAAACACTGTTAATGCTGTTCTGGAAACAGCAGCAGCTCTCAATTCGCCCGTAATCATCCAATTTTCTAACGGAGGATCACAGTTTAACGCAGGGAAAGGGTTGTCTAATGATGGGCAGCAAGCGGCCATCAAAGGTGCCATTGCAGGCGCTAAACACGTACATGAACTCGCTGAGGCCTATGGGGCTACCGTTATTTTGCACACAGACCATTGCGCCAAAAAATTACTCCCCTGGATCGATGGACTCCTCGATGCTAGTGAAGCCCATTTCGAAGCAACAGGTAAATCACTCTACAGTTCTCATATGATCGATCTCTCCGAGGAACCCATCGAGGAGAACATTGCAATTTGTAAAGAGTACCTGGCTCGGATGAGTAAAATGAACATGACCCTGGAAATAGAATTGGGAATTACAGGAGGAGAAGAAGACGGGGTGGACAACACCGATGTTGACGATTCTAAATTGTATACACAACCCGAGGAAGTTGCCTATGCATACGAAGAGCTATCTAAAGTAAGCCACAGGTTTACTGTTGCTGCAGCCTTTGGAAATGTACATGGTGTCTACAAACCGGGGAACGTAAAGCTTACCCCAAAAATCCTCAAAAATTCGCAGGAATACATCACTGAAAAATACAAGGTAGAACACAATCATATCGACTTTGTTTTTCACGGAGGATCGGGCTCAACAGTTGAAGAAATCAGAGAAGCCATAGGATACGGTGTGATCAAGATGAATATTGATACCGACCTTCAATACGCTTTTATGGAAGGAATCAGAGATTACTTCAAGAGCAAGGAGGCATTTTTACAAACACAGATCGGAAATCCTGAAGGTGACGACCAACCTAACAAGAAGTACTACGATCCACGGGTTTGGCTTCGCGAAGGTGAAAAAACATTTGTCGATCGCCTAAAAAAGGCTTTCGAAGACCTCAATAATGTGAATACTCTTTAA
- the ubiE gene encoding bifunctional demethylmenaquinone methyltransferase/2-methoxy-6-polyprenyl-1,4-benzoquinol methylase UbiE translates to MSRNVTPYKDSSKGKKEQVTSMFDAISGEYDGLNRVISFGIDVKWRKRVVRILKKKSPKNILDIATGTGDLAINLVETGASKIVGLDISKGMLEVGKTKVLRKQLEGKVEMVVGDSENLQFKDGTFDAVTVAFGVRNFENLEKGLGEIYRVLKPKGTLVVLETSVPTKTPFKQGYKFYSRYVLPVIGKIFSKDRSAYQYLSDSASVFPHGQEFNNILGKIGFIGMENKPQTFGVASIYVASK, encoded by the coding sequence ATGTCGAGGAATGTAACACCGTACAAGGATTCATCAAAGGGAAAGAAGGAGCAGGTAACTTCCATGTTCGATGCAATTTCCGGTGAATACGACGGCCTGAACCGGGTAATATCTTTCGGGATTGACGTTAAATGGCGAAAGAGGGTGGTTCGGATACTGAAAAAGAAATCTCCAAAAAATATTCTCGATATTGCCACAGGAACCGGAGACCTGGCAATAAATTTGGTAGAAACAGGTGCCTCCAAAATCGTAGGGCTGGATATCTCAAAAGGGATGCTCGAAGTTGGCAAAACAAAAGTGCTTAGAAAGCAATTAGAAGGCAAGGTGGAAATGGTTGTTGGGGACAGTGAAAATCTGCAATTTAAAGACGGTACTTTTGATGCCGTAACTGTAGCCTTCGGCGTTCGAAATTTTGAAAATCTTGAGAAAGGCCTTGGGGAAATCTACAGGGTGTTAAAACCCAAGGGAACTCTCGTGGTTTTAGAAACTTCAGTCCCTACAAAAACACCCTTTAAACAGGGCTACAAATTCTACTCCAGATACGTTTTACCTGTAATTGGCAAGATTTTCTCCAAAGACCGTTCCGCGTACCAATATCTCAGCGATTCTGCTTCGGTATTTCCCCACGGTCAGGAATTCAACAATATTTTAGGGAAAATCGGGTTTATAGGTATGGAGAACAAGCCCCAAACATTTGGAGTGGCCTCCATTTACGTTGCCTCTAAGTAA
- a CDS encoding porin family protein, whose translation MRRFTFLLALFLCLLGSDAFAQFNEKPILNLENEDKALLNWGYFLGFNQYDFKFEYANDLQDILVNKTIGFNVGLIGELRLHEHLDLRFEPGLYYGTRTLGFPGFSEENDAIREVKSTYINFPLLLKVSARRIGNWKPFLVGGFSGSLNLGSNEDSLDDNNSGTFRMKKQVFNYELGFGIDFYTEYFKFSPSIRGVFAITDELVPDNDPSSPWTGNIEALRTRGVFVNFTFE comes from the coding sequence ATGAGAAGATTCACCTTTCTACTGGCCCTGTTCTTATGCCTTCTGGGTTCTGATGCTTTTGCGCAGTTCAATGAAAAGCCTATCCTCAATCTGGAAAACGAGGATAAGGCCCTGTTGAATTGGGGTTATTTTCTGGGTTTTAATCAATATGATTTTAAGTTTGAATACGCAAACGATCTACAGGACATTTTGGTTAATAAGACCATAGGGTTTAATGTTGGACTCATAGGTGAATTGCGACTTCACGAACATCTCGATCTGCGTTTTGAACCCGGACTGTACTACGGCACAAGAACCTTAGGATTTCCTGGTTTTTCAGAAGAAAATGACGCCATCAGAGAGGTTAAATCGACTTACATCAACTTTCCACTTTTATTAAAGGTAAGTGCCAGGCGAATTGGAAACTGGAAACCCTTTCTGGTGGGAGGATTTTCGGGCTCCTTAAACCTGGGAAGTAATGAGGATAGTTTAGATGACAACAACAGCGGTACATTCAGGATGAAAAAACAAGTGTTTAATTACGAGCTGGGATTTGGAATCGACTTTTACACTGAATATTTTAAGTTTTCACCCTCCATTCGTGGCGTTTTTGCAATAACCGATGAACTTGTCCCGGACAACGATCCATCGAGTCCATGGACGGGAAACATAGAGGCTCTTCGCACTAGAGGGGTGTTTGTAAACTTTACCTTTGAGTAA
- a CDS encoding RNA methyltransferase translates to MNGLFVAEGVKLVNELLQADLTPEGVYTTDPKLLIPQFSSFEVISESVLQKMSGLKTPNKVLAVFRIPESKQAVLEEWTLALDGVKDPGNLGTIIRLCDWFGIPQIICSEDTVDCYNPKVLQATMGSIARVKIVYTSLATLLKDSEHSAWGADMHGENIYDLRFPTSGILVMGNEAHGISDEVGALLAKKVSIPQVGPSTAESLNVATATAVLLSELRRKGS, encoded by the coding sequence TTGAACGGCCTATTTGTGGCTGAGGGAGTTAAGTTGGTGAACGAATTATTGCAAGCCGACCTGACACCTGAAGGGGTCTATACTACGGATCCAAAACTACTTATACCTCAGTTCTCCTCTTTTGAAGTGATAAGCGAGTCTGTCCTCCAGAAAATGAGTGGGTTAAAGACGCCAAACAAAGTCCTGGCAGTTTTTCGGATTCCTGAGTCTAAGCAAGCTGTTCTGGAGGAATGGACCCTTGCTTTGGACGGCGTAAAAGATCCCGGAAATCTGGGAACGATAATTCGCTTGTGCGATTGGTTTGGGATACCTCAGATCATCTGCTCAGAGGATACTGTGGATTGTTATAATCCAAAAGTGTTGCAGGCCACCATGGGCTCCATAGCGAGGGTAAAAATTGTATATACTTCTTTAGCGACATTGCTTAAAGACTCTGAACATAGCGCATGGGGAGCTGATATGCATGGCGAGAATATCTACGATCTCCGGTTTCCTACGAGCGGAATTCTGGTTATGGGCAATGAAGCTCATGGGATTTCAGACGAGGTAGGTGCATTGTTGGCCAAAAAGGTAAGTATTCCTCAGGTTGGTCCAAGCACCGCAGAAAGCCTAAATGTGGCAACGGCAACGGCAGTTTTATTAAGCGAATTGAGAAGAAAAGGCAGTTAA
- the rpsO gene encoding 30S ribosomal protein S15 codes for MYLTKEVKKDIFKKYGGNENNTGATEAQIALFTHRINHLTGHLKNNQKDFNTERSLVRLVGKRRSLLDYLKKKDIAKYRELIKDLNIRK; via the coding sequence ATGTATTTAACCAAAGAAGTGAAGAAAGACATCTTCAAAAAGTACGGTGGGAATGAAAATAACACCGGGGCAACAGAGGCTCAGATCGCCTTATTTACCCACAGAATTAATCACCTAACCGGTCATTTAAAGAACAACCAGAAAGATTTTAACACAGAAAGATCTTTGGTTCGTTTAGTAGGAAAAAGAAGAAGCCTGCTCGATTACCTTAAAAAGAAGGATATTGCAAAATATCGCGAATTGATCAAAGATCTGAATATCAGAAAATAA
- a CDS encoding polyribonucleotide nucleotidyltransferase, which produces MIPKTFKEVIDLGDGREISIETGKLAKQAHGSVVVQSGKCMLLCTVVSNYKASDVDFLPLTVDYREKFAASGRYPGGFFKREARPSDGEVLTMRLVDRVLRPLFPKDYHAETQVMIQLMSHDDDVMPDAMAGLAASAAIQLSDFPFECAISEVRVGRIDGKFIINPTRAQLEESDLDMVIGASEDSVMMVEGEMEEISEEEMVEAIKFAHEAIKEQVAAQKRLADAFGRKEVREYDQEDEDEALAKKIHDMAYDKVYAIAKAGSAKHERSTAFSEIKEEIKSSFSEEEQEEKGDLIKKYYYKAEKAAVRDLTLNEGLRLDGRKTDEIRPIWCEVDYLPSTHGSAIFTRGETQALATVTLGTSREANQIDMPSYEGEETFYLHYNFPPFSTGEARPIRGTSRREVGHGNLAQRALKRMIPADCPYTVRVVSEVLESNGSSSMATVCSGTMALMDAGVQLKKPVSGIAMGLITDTETGKYAVLSDILGDEDHLGDMDFKVTGTADGITACQMDIKVKGLSYEILVKALKQARDGRLHILTKLTDTIAAPNSDVKPHAPKMVTATIPGEYIGALIGPGGKVIQELQKTTNTTIVINEDPVTEEGLVEILGTDQAGIDAVLAKIDSITFKPEVGSIYEVKVIKMLDFGAVVEYKEAPGNEVLLHVSELAWERTENVSDVVNMGDEFDIKYLGIDSRTKKDKVSRKALLPKPEGYKERPPRNDRRDRGDRNDRGPRRPSRQRRD; this is translated from the coding sequence ATGATTCCAAAGACATTTAAAGAGGTCATTGACCTCGGAGACGGTAGGGAAATTTCTATCGAAACCGGAAAACTCGCAAAACAGGCACACGGTTCTGTTGTTGTTCAATCAGGAAAATGCATGTTATTGTGTACTGTAGTATCGAACTACAAAGCATCAGATGTAGACTTCCTACCCCTTACAGTTGATTATCGGGAAAAATTTGCAGCCTCAGGAAGATATCCAGGTGGATTTTTCAAGAGAGAAGCTCGTCCCAGTGATGGAGAGGTTTTAACCATGCGTTTGGTAGACCGGGTATTAAGACCCTTATTCCCTAAGGATTACCACGCGGAAACTCAGGTAATGATCCAGCTGATGTCGCATGACGATGATGTGATGCCCGATGCTATGGCTGGTTTGGCAGCTTCTGCCGCCATTCAGTTATCAGACTTCCCATTTGAATGCGCTATCTCAGAGGTACGCGTAGGAAGGATCGATGGTAAATTTATTATCAATCCAACCAGAGCACAGCTCGAAGAATCCGATTTAGACATGGTTATAGGGGCTTCAGAAGATTCTGTGATGATGGTAGAAGGAGAAATGGAAGAAATTTCCGAAGAGGAAATGGTAGAGGCCATCAAATTTGCCCACGAAGCAATAAAGGAACAGGTTGCCGCTCAGAAACGTCTTGCCGATGCTTTTGGCAGGAAAGAAGTGAGAGAATACGATCAGGAAGACGAAGATGAGGCCCTGGCTAAGAAAATCCATGACATGGCTTATGACAAAGTATATGCCATCGCAAAAGCAGGTTCTGCCAAACACGAACGCAGTACTGCATTCTCAGAGATTAAGGAAGAGATTAAATCATCCTTTTCCGAGGAAGAACAGGAGGAAAAAGGTGATCTGATCAAAAAATACTATTACAAAGCTGAAAAAGCAGCCGTCAGAGACCTTACATTAAACGAAGGGCTACGTTTGGACGGAAGGAAGACTGATGAGATCAGACCTATCTGGTGTGAAGTGGATTACCTTCCCTCGACGCATGGTTCGGCCATCTTTACCAGAGGTGAGACTCAGGCATTGGCTACGGTAACCCTGGGAACTTCCAGAGAGGCTAATCAAATTGATATGCCTTCCTATGAAGGAGAAGAGACATTTTACCTTCATTACAACTTCCCTCCATTCTCTACAGGTGAAGCAAGGCCAATCAGAGGTACTTCAAGAAGAGAAGTTGGACACGGTAACCTGGCACAACGCGCTTTAAAAAGAATGATTCCCGCCGATTGTCCTTATACGGTACGTGTGGTTTCAGAAGTACTGGAGAGTAACGGTTCGTCATCTATGGCTACGGTTTGTTCAGGAACTATGGCCCTTATGGATGCCGGGGTACAGTTGAAAAAACCAGTATCAGGGATCGCCATGGGCTTGATCACGGATACGGAAACCGGAAAATACGCTGTATTATCAGATATCCTTGGAGATGAAGATCACCTGGGGGATATGGACTTTAAGGTTACGGGAACTGCAGATGGTATCACCGCCTGTCAGATGGACATTAAGGTAAAAGGATTGTCTTATGAGATTCTTGTTAAAGCCTTAAAACAAGCCCGTGACGGAAGATTACACATCCTTACTAAATTGACCGACACCATTGCCGCTCCAAACAGCGATGTTAAACCTCACGCCCCAAAAATGGTTACTGCAACTATACCGGGAGAGTACATTGGTGCATTGATCGGACCTGGTGGAAAAGTGATTCAGGAATTACAGAAAACTACCAATACCACCATCGTAATCAATGAAGACCCGGTTACGGAAGAAGGTTTGGTTGAGATACTCGGAACAGACCAGGCAGGAATTGATGCTGTATTGGCCAAAATAGATTCTATCACCTTTAAACCTGAAGTAGGAAGTATATACGAGGTTAAGGTAATCAAGATGCTCGATTTCGGAGCAGTGGTAGAATATAAGGAAGCTCCCGGCAACGAAGTCTTACTGCACGTGTCTGAACTGGCATGGGAACGCACAGAAAATGTTTCAGATGTGGTCAATATGGGAGATGAATTCGATATTAAATACCTAGGTATCGATTCTCGTACGAAAAAAGACAAAGTTTCCAGAAAAGCACTTCTGCCTAAGCCTGAAGGTTACAAGGAGAGACCACCGAGAAACGATCGAAGAGATCGCGGTGACAGAAATGACCGGGGACCAAGAAGGCCCTCGAGACAGCGAAGAGACTAA